The genomic stretch TTAAACCTAAAAGATAATAACCACCATCCATTGCTTTACCGATTACTAAATCATAGTTATTTAAAGACAAAAAAGCCTCTTGTAAAATTTGACTATCTAAATCAGGACAGTCCACACCAATAATAATAATTTGTTCTTTACCTCGTTTAAGATTATCTTCAAATGCGGAATATATCTTAAAACCTAAATCTCCTTCTATTTGAGGATAAAAACTATACTTATTTCCTAACCATTTTTTCATTAAATCAATGTTTCCACCACTAAAATAAATATTAATTTCTAAGTCAATAGTATTCGTTAAATTGTCAAGTTTTTTTAAGGTATTTTCAGTCATTAATCTTTGTAAATCAGCAGATTTTTCAGCACCAAGTGCAGGAATTAATCTTGTTTTTGTTTTGCCAACTTCAGGATAACGAGTGAAAATTATTAAAGACTTTTTTTTCATTATCAGGATTTAATTACTAAGATTTTAAAACTCGATCGCTAAAAATTAAATAGACATCTCTATAAAAAAATAAAGTAATAACGATTAAATTTAAAGATTTCTGTATAAGATAAAATTGATTTTATTTTTAATTTTTGAATAGGTGTAATTATAATATATAGTCATTAAAAATAAGAATGAGACACTTAACTGTCACAATAACTGCGGATTATTTCATCTAAACTAATATCTTCTTTACTATACATTCTTGCCCTTTTTAATGCACTAAAATCATGTTCAATATCATTAAAGTCAGGAGAATAAGTTGGCAAAAATATCACTTGATGCCCTGCATTTTCTACTAACTCTTTTATTTTATTTTTTCTATGAATTGGTGCATTATCCATGATCAGTATTGAAAATTCTTTCAGGGATGGTAATAAATATTTTACAAGCCACCCTTCAAAACTTTCTGCATTTAAACTTCCCGTGAAAATCATTGGTGCAATAAAGTCTCTTTCTTTTTTTCTTCTTCCTGCTACTAAACTTTCTCTTTTTCCTCGTTTTCCTTGCTTATTTCCATAAATTTTTTTCCCTTTTTTTGACCATCCATAAATACAACTACTTTTTTCTTCAAACCCAGATTCGTCAATAAATACAAGACTTTTGATGCCATGTTTTTTTACTAATTCTCTTATTGTTATTAAGTATTTTATTCTCTCTCTATAGCGTAACTGTTTTTTTTTCTAGTAATCTTCATTCTTTTAAAAGCATAAGATATAGCGGGAACTGTTACTCCAAACTTGTTTGCTCTCTCAATTAATTTATCATCGGGATTTTCTATCACATCACGGTATAATGCTGACCAATTTAATTTGCGATGTCGATATTTCACGATAGTTGGTTTTAAGTTTTCTCTGGTTAACCAGCGATATATTGAAGCTCTTGATACCCCGAAAATTCTACTTGCTTTAGTTACACTACCTTTATTCTCTACATAGCGGTACTTTGAAAAATTTTGGTGCAAAAATAGCTTCAAATACAGTCAGAGTAAGAGATTTAGGTAAACGTCATAAAAACGGCTGAAACTCTTGGTATAAAAGGAAAAGTTATCGATCTATGTAAAATCTTTGATTTATAACGATTTGAGACTCATAGTTTAATATTTTTAGTTTAAGTCCCGATAGTCAATAACCTTTTCTCTCAATTCTAAATTATGATACATTATAGTATTAGTAAAATCTGAATATTTGTTGATTTTAATTCTATCACTAACTGTCTCAGTGTTATTTTAAATAACTATAACAATTCATTTATGATTTGTAAACTTTTAAATAATAGCTACTATTTATAAAAGTGTCTTTATTTCTTTCTAAACACTATGTTTTGACTCAAATAGAATCTTAGAAATAATTTACACTAATTATCAATTAATCGAATGTCTAAATCTTGATAAAATTCTTCTTGGTGTAATTCTACTTTTGACTGAGAAGATAGTAATAATAATGCCCAAAAAACCCCTACCTTATCTTCTACTTTATCTTGTTTATGATTTTGCCAACAATTAACTAATTGATCTAATTTAATAGTGGAATCATCTATATTTTTAACTAAATTTTCTGTCAAAAAATCATTAATTTGTTGAGCTAATTCCGTTAAATTTTCATTATGAGCTAAATCCGTAATGGTTCTTAAGGCTTGTTTACGAGTATAACCTTTTTTAGTTTTATTTAAAGGTAAGCTATGGGTAACTTTTTTTTCTTCTAATTCACTCTCCATTTCCCGTAATTGAGTGATTAATTCTGCTAATGTTACCTTTCTTGTTTTAGGAGGTAGTGCAGATGTTCTTCTTTTGATCTGTTTATCTAAGTCACTATTTCTAAAATTCCGTCTATTTTCATTAATTTCTAAATCTTCTTCCCAACATTCAGTTTCTTCATCTTCTTCCGGTTTTTGGCTTAATTTTTCGAGGGTTTCTGCTTTAAATAATACTAACATGGAAGCCCATAACATCACTTGTCCCGATCGAGATAAATCTGTAGTTTGTAAATCAAGATTATTACTCTCATTTATGCCTAATTCCGCTAAAAAACGATCAATAATCTCGATTACTTGCACATTCCAAGGATCTATCTCTCCTTTTTGGGCTAAATCTATTAATAACTCGATGGCTTGACTGGCAGGACTTTTATTTGCAATCATCAATAATTATAAAATAAGGGTGTTGCTAAATCAATGTATGAATTATTTATCGCAAAACGCTTCGATAAGCAAAGATTAGAAGAAAATCAGAAAAACAAAGAATGATCTAATTAGGAT from Geminocystis sp. NIES-3709 encodes the following:
- a CDS encoding TIGR04282 family arsenosugar biosynthesis glycosyltransferase codes for the protein MKKKSLIIFTRYPEVGKTKTRLIPALGAEKSADLQRLMTENTLKKLDNLTNTIDLEINIYFSGGNIDLMKKWLGNKYSFYPQIEGDLGFKIYSAFEDNLKRGKEQIIIIGVDCPDLDSQILQEAFLSLNNYDLVIGKAMDGGYYLLGLNMLEKILFTNINWGTSQVFSQTMSIAKKLNFTIHELPILRDIDRPEDLKYIGVSFTKEIIKP
- a CDS encoding segregation/condensation protein A encodes the protein MIANKSPASQAIELLIDLAQKGEIDPWNVQVIEIIDRFLAELGINESNNLDLQTTDLSRSGQVMLWASMLVLFKAETLEKLSQKPEEDEETECWEEDLEINENRRNFRNSDLDKQIKRRTSALPPKTRKVTLAELITQLREMESELEEKKVTHSLPLNKTKKGYTRKQALRTITDLAHNENLTELAQQINDFLTENLVKNIDDSTIKLDQLVNCWQNHKQDKVEDKVGVFWALLLLSSQSKVELHQEEFYQDLDIRLIDN